A window of the Drosophila simulans strain w501 chromosome 2L, Prin_Dsim_3.1, whole genome shotgun sequence genome harbors these coding sequences:
- the LOC27206202 gene encoding transcription factor MafB produces the protein MKMEDPTINDTYVQEFDLHHLEVGGNAAGQAHGAGAASQVTTLGHVKREDHSPPQPVAVKWTTIHGDPTNPDDDPDSLPLSGPEPAGAVEVSPSPHIKLRSFSGHHQWHMDERRLQPLSPPPEQYGPLPGQAILVNTSSGAGVPGGVPSTPPETPPVVGSPTGSSSCPAQTYAHHYARTPGSSVSVSASAAAAAAASAGAASVSAGLSHDMMWLTNSIRADQQPLDLRPLPYPGSQEEAEEWDRQRDYALQAAAAHHHHHGQPLMQAQHHPHGHGGHPHQVMLQQSKYPHHHHHHFHNLELTPINMHSNSYGSASGALTPTCLPQVPSNGSGSSGGGGGSGSGGPGSVGGGSCVITRAALQPCRPLSASSTRSSNNMSPRTCSGAYSNATLEDCLNDDMLTTLTVRELNKRLHGCPREEVVRLKQKRRTLKNRGYAQNCRSKRLHQRHELEKANRVLNQDLHRLKLEYSRVCQERDALMQRLQRAANGGGGAGGATAGDSQSSPEFYL, from the coding sequence ATGAAAATGGAAGATCCCACCATAAACGACACGTACGTTCAGGAGTTCGATCTGCACCACCTGGAGGTGGGCGGAAATGCAGCTGGCCAGGCGCATGGAGCCGGCGCCGCGTCCCAGGTCACGACCTTGGGCCATGTGAAGCGCGAGGATCACAGTCCGCCGCAGCCGGTGGCCGTTAAATGGACGACGATCCACGGCGATCCCACGAATCCGGACGATGACCCGGACTCGCTGCCGCTGTCCGGACCAGAGCCCGCCGGAGCAGTGGAGGTCTCGCCATCGCCGCACATCAAGCTGAGGTCCTTCTCCGGCCACCACCAGTGGCACATGGACGAACGGCGCCTGCAACCGCTCTCTCCGCCACCAGAGCAGTATGGTCCGCTGCCCGGACAGGCGATTCTGGTGAACACATCTTCGGGAGCGGGCGTTCCGGGCGGAGTGCCCTCAACGCCGCCAGAAACGCCACCCGTAGTGGGCTCGCCCACggggagcagcagctgcccgGCTCAGACTTACGCACACCACTATGCCAGGACACCGGGAAGctccgtatctgtatccgcctccgccgccgccgcagctgctgcctcCGCCGGAGCAGCGTCGGTGAGTGCCGGACTGAGCCACGACATGATGTGGCTGACCAACTCGATACGGGCGGACCAGCAACCGTTGGATCTGCGCCCTTTGCCCTATCCGGGCTCccaggaggaggcggaggagtgGGACAGACAGCGTGACTACGCCTTGCAGGCGGCGGCAgctcatcaccaccatcacGGACAGCCGCTGATGCAGGCACAGCATCATCCGCATGGACACGGCGGTCATCCCCACCAGGTGATGCTGCAGCAGAGCAAGTATccgcaccaccatcaccatcacttCCACAATCTGGAACTGACGCCCATCAACATGCACTCGAATTCGTACGGTAGTGCTTCTGGTGCCCTGACGCCCACCTGTCTGCCCCAAGTGCCCAGCAATGGGAGTGGCAGcagcggaggcggaggaggcagTGGAAGCGGTGGACCCGGCAGCGTGGGTGGCGGCTCCTGCGTCATCACACGGGCTGCCCTCCAACCCTGCCGCCCGCTCTCTGCCAGCTCGACCAGATCCTCGAACAACATGTCGCCCAGAACCTGTTCGGGTGCCTACAGCAATGCCACGCTGGAGGATTGCCTCAATGACGACATGCTGACCACGTTGACGGTACGGGAGCTGAACAAGCGGCTCCATGGATGCCCACGGGAGGAGGTAGTACGTCTGAAGCAGAAACGACGCACCCTGAAGAATCGCGGCTATGCCCAGAACTGCCGGTCCAAGCGACTCCATCAGCGCCACGAACTGGAGAAGGCCAACCGTGTGCTCAACCAGGATCTGCACCGCCTGAAGCTGGAGTACTCGAGGGTCTGTCAGGAGCGGGATGCCCTCATGCAGCGTCTGCAGCGGGCGGCAAATGGTGGAGGCGGTGCAGGAGGTGCAACCGCCGGCGATAGCCAAAGCTCTCCGGAATTCTACCTCTGA